A DNA window from Onthophagus taurus isolate NC chromosome 1, IU_Otau_3.0, whole genome shotgun sequence contains the following coding sequences:
- the LOC111415664 gene encoding exonuclease mut-7 homolog, with protein sequence MYNHRGRGRGRGRGVFMRRPNRNKETETTTSSTPHNDNSPVSIRSTTASLINKVTINLELDEATETWFAQFRNLWNFVKRSPPTSNMLTQHLDTVENPYEHVLRLMYNSFDFKLAKSKSLTMTIMEEFKIYSTVSRNRIHHLLTSEIKIAAFNVVRKQSQFGLMKLVVDIYEMLNDCDIFYDLIVQMIENKEYKDACQCSSLLRLQDKFGIYEFLVPLVLQDKLVIVEEFLNDSPHHQYDLVSYLDSILGQPSSIRITLDNYIVKQEIPHVKFEKLSYKPWRKLIVRLIKIYNLPADVSPYLNKKRNEGALYFLLNKRFVDQSFGYESWREMVEEAVQDDENLQKDLVVQIALFGTPSEALMWANYYKIPREDWPYSVRLFNDNPDKDRHQQQNLQPAVEENWDTVNKKEIKMPVLKLNLPPDCVILVDNPEGFRTFLDYIKTETLIGVDCEWKPSFGVQRNELALMQIASRRAVYILDTISLAHQANLWQELGKTVFNNCDILKLGFSFTGDTSMILQSLPSLSFNQNGGFLDLLTLWKQIDKHPKVKLPFEVHSGGPSLGMLVQICLGYVLDKSDQFSNWERRPLRQSQLHYAALDAYCLIQVFDVLRRCSESVGFPFEDTCYHLMTVSKGKKKKSRTNIGKSKDGPRINPQPPSPHYEPKPAEQVKFVCDSMLQGLGKNLRRCGINTAILENNEDHQECVRFYQDERRFILTRGTVFNTLNGYVTPGHCFNVQSEDVDEQLKKVLEYFNVTVTKDDVFSRCQSCNSNSFVKISKSTINAIALEDSKARQLEYAEAIDLADEATGFSSEDDDFCPPPISYTRKWETCTEEKIDFGLCMTRNGAKIQIRDVPEGILNKHDIFYICEDCGKVYWDGTHFERVLANRLQGIVMK encoded by the exons ATGTATAATCATCGCGGAAGAGGTAGAGGACGCGGTCGAGGTGTGTTTATGCGACGTCCTAATCGAAATAAGGAAACTGAAACAACAACATCGAGTACGCCCCATAATGACAACTCGCCAGTATCAATCCGTAGCACAACTGCCTCCTTAATAAACAAAGTAACGATTAATTTAGAACTAGATGAGGCAACGGAAACATGGTTCGCCCAATTTcgaaatttatggaattttgTTAAACGAAGTCCCCCAACAAGCAATATGTTAACTCAACATTTAGATACAGTTGAAAATCCTTACGAGCACGTCCTACGATTAATGTATAAcagttttgattttaaacttGCTAAAAGTAAATCGTTAACAATGACGATAatggaagaatttaaaatttatagtaCGGTATCGAGAAATCGGATTCATCATTTACTTACGTCGGAAATAAAAATTGCCGCTTTTAATGTGGTTAGAAAACAAAGTCAGTTTGGATTGATGAAATTAGTGGTGGATATTTATGAAATGCTGAACGACTGTGATATTTTTTACGATTTGATTGTGCAAAtgatcgaaaataaagaatacaaaGACGCGTGTCAGTGTAGCTCCTTGTTGAGGTTACAGGATAAATTCGGAATTTACGAGTTTTTAGTTCCATTAGTACTTCAAGACAAATTAGTTATCGTCgaagaatttttaaacgaTAGTCCTCATCATCAATATGATTTAGTTTCTTATTTGGATTCGATTTTGGGGCAACCTTCAAGTATAAGAATTACATTAGACAATTATATTGT aaaacaagaaattccacatgttaaatttgaaaaattgtctTATAAACCGTGGAGAAAACTTATTGTGAGacttattaaaatttacaacCTTCCCGCTGACGTTTCtccttatttaaataaaaaacgaaatgaaggggctttatattttcttcttaataAACGATTTGTTGATCAATCTTTTG GTTATGAGAGTTGGAGAGAAATGGTAGAAGAAGCCGTACAAGATGATGAAAACCTCCAAAAAGACCTTGTAGTACAAATAGCCCTGTTTGGGACACCCTCAGAAGCTCTAATGTGGGCGAATTACTATAAAATACCGCGTGAAGATTGGCCCTACAGTGTACgattatttaatgataatcCGGATAAAGATCG tcaccaacaacaaaatttacaacCAGCTGTAGAAGAAAACTGGGATAcagttaacaaaaaagaaataaaaatgcccgttttaaaattaaatcttccGCCCGATTGTGTTATTTTAGTAGATAACCCTGAAGGTTTTCGAACATTTTTAGATTACATTAAAACGGAAACATTAATTGGTGTCGATTGCGAATGGAAACCATCATTCGGTGTTCAAAGAAACGAATTAGCTTTAATGCAAATCGCTTCAAGAAGAGCTGTTTACATTCTAGATACGATAAGTCTCGCTCATCAAGCTAATTTATGGCAAGAATTGGGCAAAACTGTGTTCAATAATTgtgatatattaaaattggGTTTTTCATTTACCGGTGACACCTCCATGATTCTCCAATCGCTTCCAAGTTTATCGTTCAATCAAAACGGGGGCTTTTTAGAtttgttaacactttggaaacaAATCGACAAACACCCAAAAGTGAAATTACCGTTTGAGGTTCATTCCGGTGGTCCTAGTTTGGGCATGTTAGTACAAATTTGTCTTGGGTATGTTTTGGATAAATCCGATCAGTTCTCAAATTGGGAAAGACGACCTTTAAGACAAAGTCAATTGCATTATGCGGCTTTGGATGCGTATTGTTTGATTCAAGTTTTTGATGTGTTAAGGCGTTGTTCGGAATCTGTTGGATTTCCTTTTGAGGATACTTGTTATCATTTGATGACCGTTTCTAAagggaaaaagaaaaaatcgcgTACAAATATTGGG aaatcaAAAGATGGTCCAAGAATTAATCCCCAACCTCCAAGTCCGCATTATGAACCAAAACCAGCCGAACAAGTCAAATTTGTCTGCGATTCAATGTTACAGGGTTTAGGAAAAAATTTGAGACGTTGTGGAATCAATACTGCAATTCTCGAGAATAACGAAGACCATCAAGAATGTGTAAGATTCTATCAAGATGAAAGGAGATTTATATTAACACGTGGAACAGTTTTTAATACC ctAAATGGTTACGTGACTCCTGGTCATTGTTTTAACGTACAAAGTGAAGACGTAGACGAACaattaaagaaagttttagaatattttaatGTAACGGTAACGAAAGATGACGTGTTCAGTAGGTGCCAA TCTTGCAATAGTAATTCTTTcgtgaaaatatcaaaatcgaCCATAAATGCTATAGCTTTAGAAGATTCGAAAGCTAGACAACTTGAGTATGCGGAAGCAATCGATTTAGCTGACGAAGCGACTGGATTTTCTAGCGAAGATGACGATTTTTGTCCACCGCCGATTTCATATACAAGGAAATGGGAAACTT gtACTGAagagaaaattgattttggatTGTGTATGACAAGAAACGGTGCTAAAATTCAAATTAGGGATGTACCTGAAGGGATCTTGAATAAGCAcgacatcttttatatttgtGAAGATTGTGGAAAGGTGTATTGGGACGGAACGCATTTTGAAAGGGTTCTTGCAAATCGTCTACAAGGGattgttatgaaataa